One Nocardioides dongkuii genomic window, ACCTGCACTCGCCCGACGTCATCCACAACTTCGGTGTCCCGACGTTCCTGTTCAAGATGGACGTCATCCCGGGTCGCGTGAACTCCTTCGAGATCACCACCAAGGAAGAGGGCTTCTACGCGGGCAAGTGCTTCGAGCTGTGCGGGGTCTACCACTCGCGCATGCTGTTCAACGTCGACATCGTCAGCCCCGAGAAGTACGACGCGTACGTCGAGACTCTGGTCGAGGAGGGGCAGGTCTCGCCGACCCCGCTCCTCGGCGGCGAGTACGCGGACAGCCAGGTCGGACTCGACTCCGGCCCCGAAGAAGACGACTCCGAGGGAGCGCAAGAGTGAGCGCCGCCGTCGCAGCCGGCCCCGTCGGGTCGACGCGCAAGTCCCTGGGCCAGCAGCTGGTCCGGATCATGACCACGACCGATCACAAGCTGATCGGCAAGATGTACCTGATCACGTCGTTCGCCTGGTTCCTGATCGGCGGACTGATGGCGCTGCTCATCCGGTCCGAGCTGGCGTTCCCGGGCAACCAGGTCGTCAACGACGAGCTGTACAACCAGCTCTTCACCATGCACGGCACGATCATGCTGCTGCTGTTCGCGACCCCCCTGTTCTTCGGGTTCGCCAACGTGATCATGCCGATCCAGATCGGCGCGCCCGACGTGGCCTTCCCCCGCCTGAACATGTTCAGCTACTGGCTGTTCCTGTTCGGTGGACTGATCGCCGCCTCGGGCTTCCTGACCCACTCCGGCGCCGCCAGCTTCGGCTGGTTCGCCTACACCCCGCTCAGCGACGCCGTGCGCTCGCCGGGCGCGGGCGGCGACCTGTGGATCATGGGTCTGTGGATGGCCGGTCTCGGCACCATCCTGGGTGCGGTCAACTTCATCACCACGATCATCTGCATGCGCGCCCCCGGCATGACCATGTTCCGGATGCCGCTGTTCACCTGGAACGCGCTGATCACCAGCCTGCTGGTGCTGATCGCGTTCCCGACGCTGGCCGGCGCGCTGCTGATGCTGGAGGCCGACCGACAGCTCGGCGCCCACGTCTTCGACACCGCCCACGGCGGACCGATCCTGTGGCAGCACCTGTTCTGGTTCTTCGGGCACCCCGAGGTCTACATCATCGCGCTGCCGTTCTTCGGCATCGTCACCGAGATCCTGCCGGTGTTCAGCCGCAAGCCGATCTTCGGGTACGTCGGCCTGGTCGGCGCCACGCTCGGCATCGCGATCCTGTCCGTGGCGGTGTGGGCGCACCACATGTTCCCGACGGGAGCAGTCGATCTACCGTTCTTCTCGGGCATGACATTCCTGATCGCGGTGCCAACAGGAGTGAAGTTCTTCAACTGGATCGGGACGATGTGGGGCGGGTCCCTGTCCTTCGACACCCCGATGCTGTGGTCGATCGGCTTCCTCACCACGTTCCTCTTCGGCGGCCTGACCGGCGTCATCCTGGCCAGCCCCCCGCTGGACTTCCACGTCACCGACTCCTACTTCGTGGTCGCGCACTTCCACTACGTCGTGTTCGGCACGGTGGTGTTCGCGATGTTCGCCGGGTTCTACTTCTGGTGGCCGAAGATGACCGGCCGGATGCTCGACGAGCGGCTCGGCAAGCTGCACTTCTGGCTGACCTTCGTCGGCTTCCACACGACGTTCCTCGTCCAGCACTGGCTGGGTGTCGAGGGCATGCCGCGCCGGTACGCCGACTACCTGCCCGGCGACGGCTTCACCACGCTCAACCAGGTCTCCACCATCGGTGCCTTCCTGCTGAGCGCGTCGACGCTGCCGTTCTTCTACAACGTCTACGTGTCCCGGCGCGGGCCGAAGGTGCTCGTCGATGACCCGTGGGGCTGGGGCCGGTCCCTGGAGTGGGCCACCAGCTGCCCGCCGCCGCGGCACAACTTCGTCTCCCTCCCGCGGATCCGCTCGGAGTCGCCGGCCTTCGACCTCCACCACCCGGAGATCGTCGCCATCGAGCTCGAGCAGAACCAGACGGCCGCCGAGGGCGGGCTCGCGGACGCGCCCGACATGAAGGGCCGCGCCGGGATGATCGACGACCGCACCGCTGACGGCACGACCGACACCACGGAGGGCAAGTCCTGATGAAGGCCGAGGCGTGGATCTTCGGGGCCTGCACCATCTTCCTGGTGCTGGTGACCCCGGCGTACTGGCTCGTGACCGAGGCCGGCAGCAGCGGCGGCGACTGGACCGGAACCTCGGCGCTGGCGATGACGACCCTGCTGACCGCGATGGTGACCCTCTACCTGGGCTTCCACGCGCGGAAGATGGACCCGCGGCCGGAGGACCTCAAGGAGGCCGAGATCGCCGACGGTGCCGGCGAGCTCGGGTTCTTCCCGCCGTACTCGTGGTGGCCGCTGTGGTGCGCCGCCACCCTCGGCTTCATGGTCTACGGCATCGCGATGGGTGCCTGGTGGCTCGTGATCATGGGCGGCGTCCTGGGCGCGGTGGCGCTGAGCGGGCTGGTCTTCGAGTACTACCGCGGGGAGCACGCGCACTGAGGCACGCCGCGGCTCCGGCCGTGGTTTCGGATTCGACGGGCGGGCGCGGTTAGGCTCTCAGGTGTTCGTCGACGGCTCGTCGTGCGGATGATCCGAGATCCT contains:
- the ctaD gene encoding cytochrome c oxidase subunit I; amino-acid sequence: MTTTDHKLIGKMYLITSFAWFLIGGLMALLIRSELAFPGNQVVNDELYNQLFTMHGTIMLLLFATPLFFGFANVIMPIQIGAPDVAFPRLNMFSYWLFLFGGLIAASGFLTHSGAASFGWFAYTPLSDAVRSPGAGGDLWIMGLWMAGLGTILGAVNFITTIICMRAPGMTMFRMPLFTWNALITSLLVLIAFPTLAGALLMLEADRQLGAHVFDTAHGGPILWQHLFWFFGHPEVYIIALPFFGIVTEILPVFSRKPIFGYVGLVGATLGIAILSVAVWAHHMFPTGAVDLPFFSGMTFLIAVPTGVKFFNWIGTMWGGSLSFDTPMLWSIGFLTTFLFGGLTGVILASPPLDFHVTDSYFVVAHFHYVVFGTVVFAMFAGFYFWWPKMTGRMLDERLGKLHFWLTFVGFHTTFLVQHWLGVEGMPRRYADYLPGDGFTTLNQVSTIGAFLLSASTLPFFYNVYVSRRGPKVLVDDPWGWGRSLEWATSCPPPRHNFVSLPRIRSESPAFDLHHPEIVAIELEQNQTAAEGGLADAPDMKGRAGMIDDRTADGTTDTTEGKS
- a CDS encoding cytochrome c oxidase subunit 4 — protein: MKAEAWIFGACTIFLVLVTPAYWLVTEAGSSGGDWTGTSALAMTTLLTAMVTLYLGFHARKMDPRPEDLKEAEIADGAGELGFFPPYSWWPLWCAATLGFMVYGIAMGAWWLVIMGGVLGAVALSGLVFEYYRGEHAH